A genomic window from Arthrobacter sp. FW305-BF8 includes:
- a CDS encoding ParA family protein: MSSEQGSATLEGTELDLEDAVMGPTGRPHREFPEPAPLSSHGPARVIAMVNQKGGVGKTTSTINLAAALAEYGRRVLLVDFDPQGALSAGLGVNPHELDLTVYNVLMDRKIDIRDAIHQTGVENVDLLPANIDLSAAEVQLVNEVAREQVLDRALKKVEDDYDVVLIDCQPSLGLLTVNALTAAHGVIIPLICEFFALRAVALLVETIDKVQDRLNPRLQVDGVLATMYDARTLHSREVISRLVEAFGDKVFETVIKRSIKFADATVAAEPITSYAGNHVGADAYRRLAKELISRGGAP, from the coding sequence GTGAGCAGCGAACAGGGTTCAGCAACTCTGGAAGGCACGGAACTCGACCTGGAAGACGCCGTCATGGGTCCTACCGGCCGCCCCCACCGCGAATTTCCGGAGCCCGCGCCGCTGTCCTCCCATGGACCGGCCCGCGTCATAGCCATGGTTAACCAGAAGGGCGGGGTGGGTAAGACCACCTCCACCATCAACCTTGCGGCAGCGCTGGCAGAGTACGGCCGCCGGGTGCTCCTGGTGGACTTCGACCCGCAGGGCGCGCTGTCCGCCGGGCTCGGCGTCAACCCCCACGAACTCGATCTGACGGTCTACAACGTCCTGATGGACCGCAAGATCGACATCCGGGACGCCATCCACCAGACCGGCGTGGAGAACGTGGACCTGCTGCCGGCCAACATCGACCTCTCGGCGGCGGAAGTGCAGCTGGTCAACGAGGTGGCCCGTGAGCAGGTCCTGGACCGGGCGCTCAAGAAGGTCGAGGACGACTACGACGTCGTGCTCATCGACTGCCAGCCTTCCCTCGGTCTGCTCACCGTCAACGCCCTGACCGCGGCCCACGGCGTGATCATTCCGCTTATCTGCGAATTCTTTGCCCTGCGCGCGGTGGCCCTGCTGGTCGAAACCATCGACAAGGTCCAGGACCGGCTCAACCCGCGGCTGCAGGTGGACGGCGTGCTGGCCACGATGTACGACGCCCGCACGCTGCACAGCCGTGAGGTCATCAGCCGCCTGGTGGAGGCCTTCGGCGACAAGGTCTTCGAAACCGTCATCAAGCGTTCCATCAAGTTCGCTGACGCCACCGTGGCTGCCGAGCCCATCACAAGCTATGCCGGAAACCACGTGGGTGCCGACGCCTACCGCCGCCTCGCCAAGGAACTGATTTCGCGCGGCGGCGCGCCCTAG
- a CDS encoding lysophospholipid acyltransferase family protein, with product MAWSRPVGRFLNNAVYRTSVTGRSNVPAAGPVIFAGNHISFLDGPVMFGASPRPMHILVKKEMFKGFLGRVLRASGQLPVDRAGDRSVLQLSKDVLDAGRCIGILPGGTRGSGKATGISNGVAWLALNSDAVVVPVAILGTRQGGEHLDSIPKPGRRLHVSFGQPLALGRNPGETGRASMDRAATQIRDTLAAHVRTTVRHSGIPLPSADHPHQRPTAVAGPPADHH from the coding sequence ATGGCGTGGAGCCGGCCGGTCGGCCGGTTCCTGAACAACGCCGTCTACCGCACCTCCGTCACCGGGCGCTCCAACGTTCCGGCCGCGGGTCCGGTGATTTTCGCAGGAAACCACATCAGCTTCCTCGACGGGCCCGTCATGTTCGGCGCGTCACCCCGGCCGATGCACATCCTCGTTAAGAAGGAGATGTTCAAGGGCTTCCTTGGCCGCGTGCTGAGGGCCTCGGGCCAGCTTCCGGTTGACCGTGCGGGGGACCGGTCCGTCCTGCAGCTCAGCAAGGATGTGCTCGACGCCGGGCGCTGCATCGGCATCCTGCCCGGGGGGACCCGGGGGAGCGGCAAGGCAACCGGCATCAGCAACGGGGTGGCATGGCTCGCCCTGAATTCGGACGCCGTTGTGGTGCCCGTGGCCATCCTGGGCACCCGGCAGGGCGGCGAACACCTGGACAGCATCCCGAAACCCGGCCGCCGGCTGCACGTCAGCTTCGGCCAACCCCTCGCGCTCGGCCGGAATCCGGGTGAAACCGGGCGTGCTTCAATGGACAGGGCGGCTACGCAAATCCGGGACACTCTGGCCGCGCACGTCAGGACTACCGTGCGGCACAGCGGGATCCCTTTGCCCTCCGCGGATCATCCGCACCAACGTCCCACCGCAGTAGCCGGACCGCCGGCAGACCACCATTAA
- a CDS encoding prephenate dehydrogenase: protein MSAFRTHGRGHLNGPVVVIGTGLLGTSIGLGLRGRGVAVYLSDPSPTNQAVAVDIGAGVPLAAMGDERPELVVVASPPDVTADVVERALADYPDATVVDIASVKAAILHDLRSRGADLSRYVGTHPMAGREKSGPVAARGELFTSMPWVMCPTEESSAGAVQAARALATDLGGLVSQFTAEEHDGAVALVSHLPQVMSSLLASRLQDTPMHALSLAGNGLRDTTRIAASDPTLWVQILGANARKVVEILYGVREDLNRLIGTLEDPAAAGARLDLAQLMSEGNAGQARIPGKHGGPPQAYSWLTVLVDDRPGQIARLLTEIGEIGVNLEDLRLDHSSGQNVGMVEISVLPSAHDLLVEALSDRGWRVLQ, encoded by the coding sequence ATGTCGGCTTTCCGTACGCACGGCCGCGGCCATCTGAATGGCCCGGTCGTCGTTATCGGCACGGGCCTGCTCGGCACCAGCATCGGCCTCGGCCTGCGCGGCCGTGGCGTTGCCGTGTACCTGTCCGATCCGTCGCCGACCAACCAGGCCGTCGCCGTCGACATCGGCGCGGGTGTCCCGTTGGCTGCCATGGGTGACGAACGTCCTGAACTCGTCGTGGTCGCGTCTCCGCCGGACGTGACCGCGGACGTTGTGGAACGTGCGCTGGCAGACTATCCGGACGCGACCGTCGTCGACATCGCCAGCGTCAAGGCAGCGATCCTGCATGACCTGCGGAGCCGCGGCGCGGACCTCAGCCGCTACGTGGGTACCCACCCCATGGCTGGACGCGAAAAGTCCGGGCCCGTCGCCGCCCGGGGCGAGCTTTTCACCTCCATGCCGTGGGTCATGTGCCCGACCGAGGAATCCTCGGCGGGGGCAGTCCAGGCCGCACGGGCGCTGGCCACCGACCTGGGTGGCCTCGTTTCGCAGTTCACGGCCGAGGAACATGACGGGGCCGTGGCCCTGGTCTCGCACCTGCCGCAGGTGATGTCCTCGCTGCTGGCCAGCCGGCTACAGGACACTCCGATGCATGCCCTTTCCCTTGCCGGGAACGGGCTCCGCGACACCACCCGCATCGCAGCCAGCGACCCCACGCTGTGGGTCCAGATCCTGGGGGCGAATGCCCGAAAGGTGGTGGAGATCCTTTACGGTGTGCGCGAAGACCTCAACCGGCTGATCGGGACGCTGGAAGACCCCGCGGCTGCCGGGGCCCGTCTTGACCTGGCCCAGCTGATGAGCGAAGGCAATGCAGGGCAGGCCAGAATCCCGGGTAAACACGGCGGACCTCCGCAGGCCTATTCCTGGCTCACAGTGCTTGTCGATGACCGGCCCGGCCAGATCGCCAGGCTGCTGACCGAGATCGGTGAGATTGGCGTCAACCTCGAAGACCTCCGGCTGGACCACTCCTCCGGACAGAACGTGGGCATGGTGGAGATCTCGGTGCTGCCGAGCGCGCATGACCTACTTGTAGAAGCACTAAGCGACCGTGGATGGCGGGTACTTCAGTAA
- a CDS encoding pseudouridine synthase produces MTQAGRQGSPRNSSGRKVPDRNAPRGAAQGRGAGAGKRDFPKGGDRPFGDRTFKAKPREERFVDPDDAPAGRRPAGDWKGGAKAPAARTGAPKAGARKADARKPGANRAPGTPGALKPKSGAPKAAGSRAFGSERFGQNLGPVRRPSRTRGPRAEVPQSEVHDADGVRLQKVMASAGVASRRVCEDMIAEGRVEVDGKVVTELGVRVDPKTAVIHVDGLRIQLDDTLVYMVFNKPKGVVSTMEDPEGRPCISDYIRNNQGERLFHVGRLDVATEGLLLLTNDGELANRLTHPSYEVPKTYLVQVRGPFPQGIGAQLKEGIELEDGFASVDSFRLVDSTPGHVLIEVVLHSGKNRIVRRLFDAVGFPVLRLVRVKVGPIGLGDQRQGSIRNLGKQEVGHLLASVGL; encoded by the coding sequence ATGACACAGGCGGGACGCCAGGGTTCACCACGTAACAGCTCCGGACGTAAAGTTCCGGATCGCAACGCTCCGCGCGGCGCGGCTCAGGGCCGCGGAGCGGGCGCCGGGAAGCGCGACTTCCCCAAGGGCGGCGACCGCCCCTTCGGAGACCGCACCTTCAAGGCCAAGCCCCGCGAGGAGCGCTTCGTCGATCCCGACGATGCACCCGCCGGCCGGCGGCCCGCCGGTGACTGGAAGGGGGGCGCCAAGGCCCCCGCAGCCAGGACAGGTGCACCCAAGGCCGGCGCACGCAAGGCCGATGCCAGGAAGCCCGGCGCGAACAGGGCCCCCGGCACCCCGGGCGCACTGAAGCCCAAGTCGGGCGCCCCCAAGGCCGCGGGTTCGCGCGCCTTCGGCAGCGAACGCTTCGGTCAGAACCTGGGGCCGGTCCGCCGCCCCTCCCGCACCCGCGGCCCGCGCGCCGAGGTGCCGCAGTCCGAAGTCCACGACGCCGACGGCGTCCGCCTGCAGAAGGTCATGGCCTCCGCCGGCGTCGCCTCCCGCCGCGTCTGCGAAGACATGATTGCCGAGGGCCGCGTTGAGGTGGACGGCAAGGTCGTCACCGAGCTCGGTGTACGCGTCGATCCCAAGACCGCCGTCATCCACGTGGACGGCCTGCGCATCCAGCTCGACGACACGCTGGTGTACATGGTGTTCAACAAGCCCAAGGGCGTGGTGTCCACCATGGAGGACCCCGAAGGCCGGCCGTGCATCAGCGACTACATCCGCAACAACCAGGGCGAACGGCTCTTCCACGTCGGGCGCCTTGACGTCGCCACCGAGGGCCTGCTGCTGCTGACCAACGACGGCGAGCTGGCCAACCGGCTGACGCACCCGTCCTACGAGGTCCCCAAGACCTACCTGGTCCAGGTCCGCGGGCCGTTCCCGCAGGGCATCGGCGCGCAGCTCAAGGAGGGCATAGAACTCGAGGACGGCTTTGCCTCGGTCGACTCCTTCCGCCTGGTCGACTCGACCCCGGGCCATGTCCTGATCGAAGTGGTGCTCCACTCTGGCAAGAACCGCATCGTCCGGCGCCTGTTCGACGCCGTCGGGTTCCCGGTACTGCGCCTGGTGCGCGTCAAGGTCGGCCCCATCGGCCTGGGCGATCAGCGCCAGGGAAGCATCCGCAACCTCGGCAAGCAGGAAGTCGGCCACCTGCTGGCATCCGTGGGGCTGTAA
- the scpB gene encoding SMC-Scp complex subunit ScpB — protein sequence MTDPVAGRERAALEAVLMVLDEPASATDLAAGLNLTVAAVEELLLDLQRDYDGYTVKAPDLETGSNGPKHDVAYSPRGFELRNVAGGWRIYSRAEFADVVGAFVLEGQTARLTLAALETLAVIAYRQPVSRARVSAIRGVNVDSVVRTLTQRGLIEDGGTDPESGAVLYRTTSYFLERMGIGSVAELPQLSPHLPGLEGIEEFYDAGRM from the coding sequence ATGACGGATCCAGTTGCGGGCCGGGAACGCGCCGCACTTGAGGCGGTGCTGATGGTGCTGGACGAGCCCGCCTCTGCCACCGACCTGGCCGCCGGACTGAACCTGACGGTGGCCGCCGTCGAGGAACTGCTGCTGGATCTGCAGCGCGACTATGACGGCTATACTGTTAAAGCCCCGGATTTGGAAACTGGCAGCAACGGACCTAAACATGACGTCGCTTATAGCCCCCGGGGTTTTGAATTGCGGAATGTCGCCGGCGGCTGGCGCATCTACTCACGGGCTGAATTCGCCGACGTCGTCGGTGCTTTTGTCCTTGAGGGGCAGACGGCCAGGCTGACCCTGGCGGCGCTCGAGACACTGGCCGTCATCGCTTACCGGCAGCCGGTATCCAGGGCAAGGGTTTCTGCAATTCGGGGAGTCAACGTTGACTCTGTTGTGCGGACGCTGACCCAGCGCGGCTTAATCGAGGATGGCGGAACAGATCCGGAATCGGGCGCTGTCCTGTACCGCACGACGTCGTATTTCCTTGAACGCATGGGAATCGGCTCGGTGGCTGAGTTGCCTCAGCTTTCACCGCACCTTCCGGGGCTTGAAGGAATTGAAGAGTTCTACGACGCCGGAAGAATGTAG
- a CDS encoding segregation and condensation protein A, whose product MTAEPATPAAEARRSGFEVRLANFSGPFDLLLGLISKHQLDITEVALATVTDEFIRYIRNLQELGEEWALGEASEFLVIAATLLDLKAARLLPAGEVEDDDDIALLEARDLLFARLLQYKAFKKVAALMDATLELESRRYPRQVALEEHFAAMLPELVWKHSPAQFAALAEAALRPKDPAPTEVGVAHLHGSTVSVKEQAELIGLRLQDGRPLTFRALIADAESTLVVVARFLALLELFRDQVVAFDQVAPLGDLTVRWTADGTGWTGEHLSEEYEEQQ is encoded by the coding sequence ATGACCGCAGAGCCGGCAACGCCCGCCGCCGAGGCCAGGCGGTCCGGCTTCGAAGTACGCCTGGCCAACTTCAGCGGCCCCTTCGACCTCCTGTTGGGGCTGATCTCCAAACACCAGTTGGACATCACCGAGGTGGCGCTTGCCACGGTCACCGACGAGTTCATCCGGTACATCCGGAACCTCCAGGAGTTGGGGGAGGAGTGGGCCCTTGGCGAGGCCAGTGAGTTCCTGGTCATCGCGGCCACGCTGCTGGACCTGAAGGCAGCGCGCCTGCTGCCGGCCGGGGAAGTGGAGGACGATGACGACATCGCCCTTCTCGAGGCACGTGACCTGCTCTTTGCCCGGCTGCTGCAGTACAAGGCCTTCAAGAAGGTTGCCGCGCTGATGGACGCCACCCTGGAACTGGAGTCCCGGCGCTATCCGCGGCAGGTGGCTCTCGAGGAACACTTCGCAGCGATGCTGCCGGAGCTGGTCTGGAAGCACAGCCCCGCACAGTTCGCGGCACTGGCCGAGGCAGCGCTCAGGCCAAAGGACCCCGCACCGACAGAGGTGGGCGTGGCCCACCTGCACGGCAGCACGGTCAGCGTCAAGGAACAGGCTGAACTCATCGGCCTGCGGCTGCAGGACGGCCGGCCCCTGACGTTCCGTGCACTGATAGCCGACGCCGAATCCACGCTGGTTGTGGTGGCGCGCTTCCTGGCGCTGCTGGAGCTGTTCAGGGACCAGGTGGTGGCCTTCGACCAGGTGGCGCCGCTGGGAGACCTGACTGTCCGCTGGACCGCGGATGGCACCGGATGGACGGGGGAGCACCTGAGCGAAGAATACGAGGAGCAGCAATGA
- a CDS encoding cation:dicarboxylate symporter family transporter: protein MASQRGESAAPAKAERKGLDKSHYLYIAVIAAVILGALVGLLFPEVGKSLKPLGDGFIKLIKMMIAPVIFCTIVLGIGSIAKAATVGKVGGLALGYFVVMSTFALAIGLVVGNIIHPGEGLKLTPYDPNKKAATDSTVDFLLGIIPGDIPVLPTLLAAILVGFALQKMGPQGAPILKAIGHGQALVFRILIMIMWLAPVGAFGAIAAVVGATGFQAIVSMFTLMIAFYITCALFIVVILGGLLQVVTGVNIFKLMKYLAREYLLIFSTSSSEAALPRLIAKMEHLGVSKPVVGVTVPTGYSFNLDGTAIYLTMASLFVANAMGTPLDLGAQISLLIFMIIASKGAAGVTGAGLATLAAGLQAHRPELLGGVGMIVGIDRFMSEARALTNFTGNAVATLLVGTWVKEVDGEQVNRVLSGEEPFDEQTMVAHHHGAVEAAAPAMPAKA, encoded by the coding sequence ATGGCTTCTCAACGAGGAGAGTCGGCAGCGCCGGCTAAAGCCGAGCGTAAGGGACTCGACAAGTCCCATTACCTGTATATCGCGGTCATCGCAGCCGTCATCCTCGGCGCTCTGGTGGGACTGCTGTTCCCCGAGGTCGGAAAATCACTCAAACCCCTTGGTGACGGCTTCATCAAGCTGATCAAGATGATGATCGCCCCGGTCATTTTCTGCACCATCGTGCTGGGCATCGGCTCCATCGCCAAGGCGGCCACCGTCGGTAAGGTCGGCGGCCTGGCACTGGGCTACTTCGTCGTGATGTCCACCTTCGCGCTGGCGATCGGCCTCGTCGTCGGCAACATCATCCACCCGGGTGAAGGCCTGAAGCTCACGCCGTACGACCCCAACAAGAAGGCCGCCACGGACAGCACCGTCGACTTCCTGCTGGGCATCATCCCCGGCGACATTCCGGTGCTTCCCACCCTGCTCGCCGCCATCCTGGTCGGCTTCGCGCTGCAGAAGATGGGCCCGCAGGGCGCCCCGATCCTGAAGGCCATCGGCCACGGCCAGGCCCTGGTCTTCCGCATCCTGATCATGATCATGTGGCTTGCCCCGGTGGGTGCCTTCGGTGCCATCGCGGCCGTGGTCGGCGCCACCGGCTTCCAGGCCATCGTGAGCATGTTCACCCTGATGATCGCGTTCTACATCACCTGTGCGTTGTTCATCGTCGTCATCCTGGGCGGCCTGCTGCAGGTTGTCACCGGCGTGAACATCTTCAAGCTGATGAAGTACCTGGCCCGCGAATACCTGCTGATCTTCTCGACGTCGTCCTCCGAGGCCGCCCTGCCGCGCCTCATCGCCAAGATGGAGCACCTGGGCGTTTCCAAGCCGGTTGTCGGCGTGACGGTTCCCACCGGTTACTCCTTCAACCTGGACGGCACGGCCATCTACCTGACCATGGCGTCGCTGTTCGTGGCCAACGCGATGGGCACCCCGCTGGACCTCGGCGCGCAGATCTCCCTGCTGATCTTCATGATCATTGCATCCAAGGGCGCGGCCGGCGTTACCGGCGCCGGACTGGCCACCCTGGCCGCCGGCCTGCAGGCCCACCGGCCCGAGCTCCTGGGCGGCGTCGGCATGATCGTCGGCATCGACCGCTTCATGTCAGAGGCCCGTGCACTGACCAACTTCACCGGCAACGCCGTAGCCACCCTGCTGGTCGGCACCTGGGTCAAGGAGGTCGACGGCGAACAGGTCAACCGGGTGCTGTCCGGCGAGGAACCGTTCGACGAACAGACCATGGTGGCGCACCACCACGGCGCGGTGGAAGCAGCCGCTCCCGCCATGCCGGCCAAGGCCTAG
- the cmk gene encoding (d)CMP kinase, whose translation MTQELIDTLPALRLGRPLVVAIDGPSGSGKSSVSKEVARRLNLAYLDTGAMYRALTWYCLDRGTDLADATAVELAAEELPLDISTSPHTEFVRVGGADVTDAIREPGISSSVSAIATTLGARTELIRRQRALIEKHNRRMVVEGRDITTVVVPGAQVRMLLTASEEARLRRRGIQLGGTQSAEQLAAQVTQRDAKDSTVVNFTQAADGVVTLDSSDLDFEETVVAALRIVTKVINHE comes from the coding sequence ATGACACAGGAACTGATCGACACTTTGCCTGCCCTCCGGCTGGGCCGGCCGCTGGTCGTGGCCATCGACGGGCCATCAGGCTCGGGCAAATCCAGCGTCAGCAAGGAAGTGGCACGCCGCCTGAACCTCGCCTACCTGGACACCGGTGCCATGTACCGGGCCCTCACCTGGTACTGCCTCGACCGCGGAACGGACCTTGCCGACGCCACCGCCGTCGAACTGGCAGCCGAAGAACTGCCGCTGGACATCAGCACCAGCCCGCACACCGAGTTTGTGCGGGTCGGCGGCGCCGACGTCACCGACGCCATCAGGGAACCGGGCATCTCCTCGTCCGTCAGCGCCATCGCCACCACGCTTGGTGCCCGGACCGAACTCATCCGCCGCCAGCGCGCCCTGATCGAAAAGCACAACCGCCGCATGGTGGTGGAGGGCCGGGACATCACCACCGTCGTCGTGCCCGGTGCACAGGTGCGCATGCTCCTGACCGCCAGCGAGGAAGCCCGGCTCCGCCGCCGCGGTATCCAGCTCGGCGGGACGCAAAGCGCCGAGCAACTGGCCGCCCAGGTTACCCAGCGGGACGCGAAGGACTCCACCGTGGTGAACTTCACCCAGGCGGCGGACGGTGTGGTGACGCTGGATTCGTCCGACCTGGACTTCGAGGAAACCGTGGTTGCCGCGCTCCGCATCGTCACCAAGGTCATCAACCATGAGTGA